One window of the Scyliorhinus torazame isolate Kashiwa2021f chromosome 24, sScyTor2.1, whole genome shotgun sequence genome contains the following:
- the LOC140400191 gene encoding LOW QUALITY PROTEIN: alpha-actinin-2-like (The sequence of the model RefSeq protein was modified relative to this genomic sequence to represent the inferred CDS: deleted 1 base in 1 codon): MGIERLLEWIRRTIPWLENRIPEKTMRSMQQKLEDFRDYRRVHKPPRVQEKCQLEINFNTLQTKLRLSNRPAFMPSEGKMVSDIANAWKGLEQVEKGYEEWLLTEIRRLERLDHLAEKFKQKCALHESWTGGKEDILSRKDYESATLMEIRALMRKHEAFESDLAAHQDRVEQIAAIAQELNELDYHDAASVNSRCQAICDQWDCLGTLTQKRRDALERNEKLLETIDQLYLEFAKRAAPFNNWMDGAMEDLQDMFIVHSIEEIQSLITAHEQFKATLPEADKERMAILGIQNEITKIAQTYGIKLSGINPYTNLSAPEIAGKWDKVKTLVPHRDQTLQEELARQQANERLRRQFAAQANVIGPWIQTKMEEIGHISIDITGSLEDQMNHLKQYEQNIINYKSNIDKLEGDHQLIQEALIFDNKHTSYTMEHIRVGWEQLLTTIARTINEVENQILTRDAKGISQEQLNEFRASFNHFDRVRRWGGGGGGGERESVRAERERVRDGGERDGRGCETGEVESSDDMRLKMIDYSS; the protein is encoded by the exons GCGGTCCATGCAGCAGAAGCTGGAGGATTTTCGGGATTACCGACGGGTGCACAAACCTCCCCGGGTGCAGGAGAAATGCCAGCTGGAAATCAACTTCAACACC CTGCAGACCAAACTGCGCCTCAGCAACCGGCCCGCGTTCATGCCCTCCGAGGGCAAGATGGTGTCC GATATTGCCAATGCTTGGAAAGGGTTGGAACAAGTTGAGAAAGGTTATGAGGAATGGCTCCTGACGGAGATCCGCCGGCTCGAGAGACTCGATCACCTGGCCGAGAAATTCAAACAGAAATGTGCTCTCCACGAGTCCTGGACTGGAG gAAAGGAGGATATATTGAGCAGGAAGGATTATGAATCAGCCACTCTGATGGAGATACGAGCTCTGATGAGGAAACATGAAGCATTTGAGAGTGACCTTGCTGCGCACCAGGACCGAGTGGAACAGATAGCAGCCATCGCCCAGGAACTCAA CGAGCTGGATTACCACGATGCGGCCAGTGTAAACAGCCGTTGCCAGGCGATCTGCGACCAGTGGGATTGCCTGGGCACTCTGACCCagaagaggagggatgccctggag CGGAACGAGAAACTCCTGGAGACCATTGACCAGCTCTACCTAGAGTTTGCCAAGCGTGCCGCTCCCTTCAACAACTGGATGGATGGGGCCATGGAGGATCTTCAGGACATGTTCATCGTACACAGTATCGAGGAAATCCAG agtTTGATCACTGCGCACGAGCAGTTCAAAGCGACGCTGCCAGAGGCGGATAAGGAGCGAATGGCCATTCTCGGGATCCAGAACGAGATCACGAAAATCGCCCAGACCTACGGGATTAAGCTGTCCGGAATCAACCCCTACACCAACCTGTCCGCCCCGGAAATCGCTGGCAAGTGGGACAAG GTGAAGACCCTCGTGCCCCACCGAGACCAAACGTTACAGGAGGAACTGGCCCGCCAACAGGCCAACGAACGGCTGCGTCGCCAGTTTGCTGCACAGGCCAACGTCATTGGTCCATGGATACAAACCAAGATGGAG GAAATCGGTCACATTTCCATTGACATCACCGGCTCCCTGGAGGATCAAATGAACCATCTGAAACAGTACGAACAGAATATCATCAACTACAAGTCAAACATTGACAAGTTGGAAGGGGATCATCAACTCATCCAAGAGGCGCTCATTTTCGACAATAAGCACACCAGCTATACCATGGAG CACATCCGGGTGGGATGGGAACAGCTGCTGACGACCATCGCCCGGACCATCAACGAGGTGGAGAATCAAATCCTGACCCGGGATGCGAAAGGAATCAGCCAGGAACAGCTGAACGAGTTCCGAGCCTCCTTCAACCACTTCGACagagtgaggagatggggagggggaggcggaggaggggagagggagagtgtgcgggccgagagggagcgagtgcgggacgggggagagcgagacgggagAGGGTGCGAGACGGGAGAGG TTGAATCAAGTGACGATATGAGATTGAAGATGATCGATTACTCATCCTGA